From the Bacteroidales bacterium genome, one window contains:
- a CDS encoding DUF4252 domain-containing protein encodes MKTLVFRILLISLLCSPVLLTAQNSPMDKLFKKYAGQDCFTTVSISKDMFQLFSDIEGGENDKDFKEFQGMISQLDGLRILTYSQSSDCQGINFYEELTTVYPIQKYTELMTVQEKDEMINFYILKEGNKIPELLMIAREPGEIVALSLTGNIDLSYISKLGKTMKIDGLDNLEKIEEEK; translated from the coding sequence ATGAAAACACTGGTATTTAGAATTTTACTGATTTCACTGCTCTGCAGCCCTGTTCTTTTAACTGCCCAGAACAGTCCGATGGATAAGCTTTTCAAGAAGTACGCCGGACAAGATTGCTTTACCACGGTATCCATCTCCAAAGACATGTTTCAGCTTTTCAGCGACATTGAAGGTGGCGAAAATGATAAGGATTTCAAGGAATTTCAGGGTATGATCAGCCAGCTCGACGGATTGAGAATTCTGACCTATTCACAATCAAGCGATTGTCAGGGAATTAATTTTTATGAGGAGCTGACCACCGTGTATCCGATCCAAAAGTATACGGAATTGATGACCGTGCAGGAGAAGGATGAAATGATCAATTTCTACATTCTGAAGGAAGGCAATAAGATCCCTGAATTGCTCATGATCGCACGGGAGCCGGGTGAAATAGTTGCCCTGAGCCTGACAGGAAATATTGACCTTTCCTATATATCGAAGCTGGGTAAGACCATGAAAATTGATGGTCTGGATAATCTTGAAAAAATCGAAGAAGAAAAATAA